A DNA window from Methylocystis heyeri contains the following coding sequences:
- a CDS encoding ATP phosphoribosyltransferase regulatory subunit yields MTQARNRPSDQKSLEAALARFSAEGFARREPALLQPAGIFLDRLGEDFRGRLYLASDGAGEFCLRPEYTIPVCLEYLASFEPGRPAALAYGGPIFRAGEGETLQAGLESFGRDDREAADAEILGVALDAAAAAGAPSLALQIGDAGLVKTFLDRLDLPAAWRRRFEIGHARGEPLAKMLSAPPRRENAVGAGVLAALEKANAGDARKLVEDLLAIAGISTVGGRSAGEIAERFLEQASLENDAGVGAEKRTLMETFFAITGSPDAASARLRALASEADLDLGFALDSFDTRSSFIAARGLELDRMRFAAGFARRLDYYSGFVFEARPAERPEAAPVVAGGRYDRLLRTLGAGQDVPAVGAAIWINRLSGEQE; encoded by the coding sequence GTGACGCAGGCTAGGAACCGCCCCTCGGACCAGAAGAGCCTGGAGGCCGCGCTGGCGCGCTTTTCCGCAGAGGGATTCGCGCGCCGCGAGCCCGCGCTGCTGCAGCCCGCGGGAATATTTCTCGATCGCCTCGGCGAGGATTTCCGCGGGAGGCTCTACCTCGCCAGCGACGGCGCCGGCGAATTCTGCCTGCGTCCGGAATACACGATCCCGGTCTGTCTCGAATATCTCGCGAGCTTCGAGCCGGGCCGGCCGGCGGCGCTCGCCTATGGCGGCCCCATTTTCCGGGCCGGCGAGGGCGAGACGCTTCAGGCCGGGCTCGAAAGCTTCGGCCGCGACGACCGCGAGGCCGCCGACGCCGAGATCCTGGGCGTCGCGCTCGACGCCGCAGCAGCGGCAGGCGCGCCCTCCCTCGCTCTTCAGATCGGCGACGCCGGCCTCGTGAAGACGTTTCTAGACCGGCTCGACCTCCCGGCGGCATGGCGCCGGCGTTTCGAGATCGGCCACGCCCGCGGCGAGCCGCTGGCGAAAATGCTGAGCGCGCCGCCACGCAGGGAGAACGCCGTCGGCGCCGGCGTGCTCGCCGCTCTCGAAAAGGCGAACGCCGGCGACGCCAGGAAACTGGTGGAGGATTTGCTCGCCATCGCCGGCATCTCGACGGTCGGCGGACGCAGCGCCGGAGAAATCGCCGAGCGCTTCCTGGAGCAGGCCTCACTGGAAAACGACGCCGGCGTGGGCGCGGAAAAGCGCACCCTCATGGAGACCTTTTTCGCCATAACGGGATCCCCGGACGCCGCCTCCGCCAGGCTGCGCGCGCTGGCGAGCGAGGCCGATCTCGACCTCGGCTTCGCGCTCGATTCCTTCGACACGCGATCCAGCTTCATCGCGGCGCGCGGACTGGAGCTCGACCGGATGCGCTTTGCCGCCGGCTTCGCCCGGCGCCTCGATTATTACTCCGGTTTCGTGTTCGAGGCGCGCCCGGCCGAGCGCCCGGAAGCCGCCCCGGTCGTCGCCGGCGGACGCTACGACAGGCTTTTGCGGACGCTGGGCGCCGGCCAGGACGTTCCGGCGGTCGGCGCGGCGATCTGGATCAATCGCCTTTCGGGAGAACAGGAATGA
- a CDS encoding pirin family protein produces MNVVRAARSGAAPRRALAFVAVMILAEGGMGEGVAENERSGKGVAIKISASREEVGQGLTVLRALPAPELEAVGPFIFLDQMGPAAPPAGGVPAHPHAGIEVITYLLEGANEHRDSFGNRSAILPGGAQWIVSGSGMLHAEFPRAGASGVMHGVQLWVRQAPALDDQPPRYAAVAPEDAPVADVEGARLRLLAGSMPIFFTAPGPIRLSVAADLVHVTLAPGASATLPLRKSHEAGVYVLAGRGTVEGAALQRGELALLRPASTVTLANPGPAPLEALLLGGEPAPRPLVFRGPFVFNSRERIERAFADYAAGRMGRLDGAPF; encoded by the coding sequence ATGAACGTTGTGCGAGCGGCGCGCTCTGGCGCCGCGCCGCGACGCGCATTAGCTTTTGTGGCGGTCATGATCCTGGCGGAGGGCGGCATGGGCGAAGGCGTAGCCGAAAACGAGCGCTCGGGTAAAGGCGTCGCGATCAAGATATCGGCTTCCCGCGAGGAGGTCGGGCAGGGGCTCACCGTGCTGCGCGCCCTTCCCGCGCCCGAACTCGAAGCGGTCGGGCCTTTCATTTTCCTGGATCAAATGGGCCCGGCGGCCCCGCCGGCGGGCGGCGTGCCGGCCCATCCCCATGCCGGAATAGAGGTCATCACCTATCTGCTGGAAGGGGCGAACGAGCACCGGGACTCCTTCGGGAACCGCAGCGCGATCCTGCCCGGCGGGGCCCAATGGATCGTCTCGGGCAGCGGCATGCTGCATGCGGAATTTCCCCGCGCCGGGGCGAGCGGGGTCATGCACGGGGTGCAGCTCTGGGTGCGCCAGGCTCCCGCCCTCGACGACCAACCGCCCCGCTACGCCGCGGTCGCGCCGGAGGATGCGCCCGTCGCGGATGTCGAGGGGGCGCGATTGCGCCTGCTCGCGGGCTCGATGCCGATTTTCTTCACCGCTCCGGGCCCGATACGCCTGAGCGTCGCCGCGGATCTCGTCCATGTCACGCTCGCGCCCGGCGCTTCGGCGACCCTGCCGCTGCGCAAGTCCCATGAGGCCGGGGTTTATGTCCTCGCCGGCCGGGGAACAGTGGAGGGAGCAGCCTTGCAGCGAGGCGAACTGGCCCTGCTGCGGCCGGCCTCCACCGTGACGCTGGCGAATCCGGGACCCGCGCCTCTGGAGGCGCTGCTGCTCGGCGGCGAGCCGGCGCCGCGTCCGCTCGTTTTCCGGGGCCCTTTCGTGTTCAATTCACGGGAGAGAATAGAGCGCGCCTTCGCCGATTACGCCGCGGGCCGCATGGGCAGACTGGACGGCGCGCCGTTTTGA
- a CDS encoding DUF411 domain-containing protein, whose translation MTIKRRDFFIGAASAALAAVCAAPATAEPAIRVLVHRDATCGCCGRWAAKLKDAGFAVEVVDEPDMKAVKARLGVPAGLTSCHTAEIEGYVVEGHTPVAAIQRLLQEKPKAAGLATPGMPSGSPGMEMGGEAEPYEVYLFGPQGQSSYGGFKGGSAI comes from the coding sequence ATGACGATCAAGCGACGGGATTTTTTCATCGGCGCGGCCAGCGCCGCTCTGGCGGCCGTTTGCGCGGCCCCGGCGACCGCGGAGCCTGCGATCCGCGTCCTCGTGCACCGGGACGCGACTTGCGGCTGCTGCGGCCGCTGGGCCGCCAAGCTGAAGGATGCGGGTTTTGCGGTCGAGGTCGTCGACGAGCCCGACATGAAAGCGGTCAAGGCGCGGCTCGGCGTGCCGGCGGGGCTGACCTCCTGCCACACGGCCGAGATCGAAGGCTATGTCGTCGAGGGTCACACGCCCGTCGCCGCGATCCAGCGGCTGCTGCAGGAAAAGCCGAAAGCCGCCGGCCTCGCCACGCCCGGCATGCCCTCGGGATCGCCGGGCATGGAGATGGGCGGCGAAGCCGAGCCTTACGAAGTGTATCTCTTCGGACCGCAAGGACAAAGCAGCTACGGCGGCTTCAAGGGCGGGTCGGCGATCTGA
- a CDS encoding NAD(P)/FAD-dependent oxidoreductase: MPQGGVSAIAASAPFCAVIGAGPAGLMAADVLSAAGARVTVFDHRASPARKFLMAGRGGLNLTHSEEPEKFLARYGAAAGRLEPLLRAFPPARLREFCAELGEPTFVGSSGRVFPSSFKASPLLRAWLARLARQGVGFRMRSSFLGFSEQGGLRMRLEGEKESVLFPEASVFALGGASWPKLGSDAAWVEAFCALGVEISPLAPANCGALIGWSEIFRDAFEGRPIKTIRIAHGDASARGDLVVTRLGLEGGPVYALASRLRETIAKTGAAVLKLDLRPDLEEAEIAKRLAQDPGRQSLSTFLRKAAGLGKIEIALLREVQGRALPRDAAALAALIKQLPLEVSGVPGFERAISTSGGVKFEELDARLMLLRRPGVFLAGEMLDFDAPTGGYLLQAAFSTGFAAGEGAADYLGLELRSPTRP; the protein is encoded by the coding sequence ATGCCCCAAGGGGGAGTCAGCGCCATCGCCGCATCCGCTCCATTCTGCGCCGTGATCGGCGCCGGCCCCGCCGGCCTCATGGCGGCCGACGTCCTGTCGGCGGCGGGCGCGCGGGTGACGGTCTTTGACCACAGGGCGAGCCCGGCGCGCAAATTTCTGATGGCGGGGCGCGGCGGCCTCAACCTCACCCACAGCGAAGAACCAGAAAAATTCCTCGCCCGCTACGGCGCGGCGGCCGGGCGGCTGGAGCCGCTGCTGCGCGCCTTCCCTCCCGCGCGCCTGCGGGAGTTCTGCGCCGAACTCGGCGAGCCGACCTTCGTCGGCTCCAGCGGCCGGGTCTTTCCGTCGAGCTTCAAAGCCTCGCCCCTGCTCAGAGCCTGGCTCGCGCGCCTCGCGCGCCAGGGCGTCGGCTTCAGGATGCGCAGCTCCTTCCTGGGCTTTTCCGAACAGGGCGGCCTGAGGATGCGCCTGGAGGGAGAAAAGGAATCGGTCCTGTTTCCCGAGGCTAGCGTCTTCGCCCTCGGCGGGGCCTCCTGGCCCAAGCTCGGCTCCGACGCCGCATGGGTCGAAGCTTTTTGCGCTCTCGGCGTCGAGATATCGCCGCTCGCCCCGGCGAACTGCGGCGCTTTGATCGGCTGGAGCGAAATTTTCCGCGACGCCTTCGAGGGCCGGCCGATCAAGACGATCCGCATCGCTCACGGCGACGCCTCCGCCCGCGGCGATCTCGTCGTCACCCGCCTCGGACTCGAAGGAGGACCGGTCTATGCGCTGGCGTCGCGGCTTCGCGAGACGATCGCAAAGACCGGGGCCGCCGTCTTGAAGCTCGATCTGCGCCCGGATCTCGAAGAAGCCGAAATCGCAAAAAGGCTCGCACAGGACCCCGGTCGGCAATCCCTGTCGACCTTCCTGCGCAAGGCGGCGGGACTGGGGAAGATCGAAATCGCCCTGCTGCGGGAGGTTCAGGGGCGGGCCCTGCCCCGCGACGCGGCCGCGCTCGCGGCGCTGATCAAGCAGCTGCCGCTCGAGGTTTCCGGCGTCCCCGGTTTCGAGCGCGCGATTTCCACCTCGGGCGGCGTGAAGTTCGAAGAACTCGACGCCAGGCTGATGCTGCTCCGGCGGCCGGGCGTTTTCCTGGCCGGAGAAATGCTGGATTTCGACGCCCCGACCGGCGGCTATCTGCTGCAAGCCGCCTTTTCCACCGGCTTCGCCGCCGGCGAAGGCGCGGCGGATTATCTCGGGCTCGAACTCAGATCGCCGACCCGCCCTTGA
- a CDS encoding RluA family pseudouridine synthase — MSPENTPPEGAALFAFTVLEEDAGARLDKFLAEREEVCAAHISRTRVKSLIEQGAATVAGRAAADANRRLAAGETVTLAVPPPEPAEPQGEEIALDIVYEDSHLLVVDKPAGLVVHPAAGHETGTLVNALIAHCGDSLSGIGGIRKPGIVHRIDKDTSGLLVVAKTDAAHLGLSRLFEDHGRELHLVRDYLAFVWGVPDRRHGVVDAPIGRHATHRERMAVVSAARGREAITHYETLEDFGVASLVGCSLETGRTHQIRVHMAHLGHPLVGDATYGAGFKTKAALLGPEARAGVEALGRQALHAATLGFEHPVTGEEMLFESPLPADLARLQELLAQK; from the coding sequence ATGTCGCCAGAAAACACACCGCCCGAAGGCGCGGCCCTATTCGCATTCACGGTCCTGGAGGAGGACGCGGGCGCCCGGCTCGATAAATTCCTCGCCGAGCGCGAAGAGGTCTGCGCCGCGCATATTTCGCGGACCCGCGTGAAGTCGCTGATCGAGCAGGGGGCCGCGACGGTCGCCGGCCGCGCGGCCGCGGACGCCAATCGCCGGCTCGCCGCAGGCGAGACGGTCACGCTCGCCGTGCCGCCGCCGGAGCCCGCCGAACCGCAGGGCGAGGAAATCGCGCTCGACATCGTCTATGAGGACTCCCATCTCCTCGTCGTCGACAAGCCGGCCGGGCTCGTGGTGCATCCGGCTGCGGGCCATGAGACCGGAACGCTGGTCAATGCGCTGATCGCCCATTGCGGCGATTCGCTGTCGGGCATCGGTGGGATCAGGAAGCCGGGGATCGTCCATCGCATCGACAAGGACACCAGCGGGCTGCTCGTCGTCGCCAAGACCGACGCCGCGCATCTCGGGCTGTCGCGATTGTTCGAGGACCACGGACGGGAATTGCATCTCGTGCGCGACTATCTTGCCTTCGTATGGGGCGTTCCGGATCGGCGCCACGGCGTCGTCGACGCGCCCATCGGCCGTCACGCCACCCACCGCGAGCGCATGGCGGTGGTCTCCGCGGCGCGGGGACGCGAGGCGATCACCCACTACGAGACGCTGGAAGATTTCGGCGTCGCATCGCTGGTCGGGTGCAGCCTCGAAACCGGACGCACCCATCAGATTCGCGTCCATATGGCGCATCTCGGCCATCCCCTCGTCGGCGACGCCACCTATGGCGCCGGCTTCAAGACCAAGGCCGCCCTGCTGGGGCCCGAGGCGCGCGCGGGCGTGGAGGCGCTGGGGCGCCAGGCGCTGCACGCGGCGACGCTGGGTTTCGAGCATCCGGTGACGGGGGAGGAAATGCTGTTCGAAAGCCCGCTGCCGGCCGATCTCGCCCGCCTGCAGGAGCTTCTGGCGCAAAAATGA
- a CDS encoding carboxypeptidase regulatory-like domain-containing protein — MRRALACVFVSALLAGCNQSSPHLDSAAFNPAEAAFIRVPGTASIAGQAFLTDAGETRYAAGEVVRLIPASSYAQARIAHFYGASKFVAADAMPKSTPDPEYVAYTRATKAGAEGRFSFDHVAPGRYFLTTQIIWKPKGAAQSQGGGAFYQAVTVPAGEAGVVNVSLTGN, encoded by the coding sequence ATGCGGCGCGCTTTGGCCTGCGTATTCGTTTCCGCTTTGCTCGCAGGATGCAACCAGTCTTCTCCCCATCTCGACTCGGCCGCCTTCAACCCGGCGGAAGCCGCCTTTATCCGCGTCCCGGGAACCGCCAGCATAGCGGGACAGGCCTTCCTGACCGACGCCGGCGAGACCCGTTACGCGGCGGGCGAGGTCGTGCGCCTCATTCCGGCCTCCTCCTACGCCCAGGCCCGCATCGCGCATTTCTACGGCGCCTCCAAATTCGTCGCCGCCGACGCCATGCCCAAGTCCACGCCCGATCCCGAATATGTCGCCTACACCCGCGCGACCAAGGCCGGCGCCGAGGGCCGGTTCTCCTTCGACCATGTCGCTCCCGGGCGCTATTTCCTGACCACGCAGATCATCTGGAAGCCCAAGGGCGCGGCTCAGTCTCAGGGCGGCGGCGCCTTCTACCAGGCGGTCACGGTTCCGGCGGGAGAAGCCGGCGTCGTCAATGTTTCGCTGACCGGCAATTGA
- a CDS encoding (deoxy)nucleoside triphosphate pyrophosphohydrolase codes for MTQSSTRLVLVVAAALVDPDGRVLLAQRPAGKQLAGLWEFPGGKIEPGERPEQALARELAEELGIDACVSCMQPLAFASHAYEDFHLLMPLFVCRRWDGMVVAKEGQALKWARARDLRNFPMPPADAPLIDPLVALLG; via the coding sequence TTGACCCAGTCTTCGACCCGGCTCGTTCTCGTCGTCGCGGCCGCCCTGGTGGACCCCGACGGCCGCGTGCTTCTCGCCCAGCGGCCGGCCGGCAAGCAGCTCGCGGGGCTTTGGGAGTTCCCCGGCGGGAAGATCGAACCCGGCGAGCGCCCGGAACAGGCCCTGGCGCGAGAGCTCGCCGAGGAACTGGGGATAGACGCCTGCGTCTCCTGCATGCAGCCGCTGGCCTTCGCCAGCCACGCCTATGAAGACTTCCATTTGCTTATGCCGTTGTTCGTGTGCCGGCGATGGGACGGCATGGTCGTCGCAAAGGAGGGACAGGCGCTCAAATGGGCGCGGGCCCGCGATTTGCGGAACTTCCCCATGCCGCCCGCCGATGCGCCGCTGATCGATCCGCTCGTCGCGCTGCTCGGATGA
- a CDS encoding choice-of-anchor tandem repeat GloVer-containing protein, with protein MKTLKASLGFYPRCLRLTVATAALASLCVFPAGGSLASVKPTVQSGPGRFVVGSKTTAASEFTIYSFQGGLDGGIPEAGLIFDNNGAVYGVSSGGQYGSGIVFMATPPVAGSGQTQWTKTTLYAFQGGADGAFPQATLTFDSNGALYGATREGGSGNSGTVFKLTPPVAGSPQTAWIKTTLYNFQNGSDGANPLSGVTLDNAGALYGATVRGGATNNGVVYKLTPAQGGYSETLLYSFQGDLDGANPYSSVTFDAASGGALYGTTAFGGHRGAGTVYKLSAPANGQGPWIKTLIHSFDGVEGNFPRANVVFGSDHALYGATYGGGTYNAGMLYKLTPPASPVGQWGETVLYNFTGGPDGANPYSAIAFDSYGTLYGTAYNGGASSAGVLYTLTPPGANQAQWTENVLYTFTGGADGAHPGGLAFDMAGSVYGVTASGAIDNNGTIFQVVLPASAANLNSESNLHSFGSAGDGADPYGALILDNQGDAFGTTTAGGVHGFGAVFKMTPPSGKNTQWTETVLYSFTGGSDGAAPQYGALDIDSNGNLYGTTKQGGDYGKGVVFRLAPPRGGQGVVWTQSVLHSFSGGANDGDTPYGGVIVDNQGNLYGQSYKGGAYGAGVVYELSPPAQSQTSWSHSMLYHFTGGADGSHPASDLTMDNHGALYGTTYQGGSSGLGVAFKLTPPGPSSGCAPTQPNLWCQTLLHAFAGGSDGDSPSAGALVQDVHGALYGATVRSGASGNGVIYKLTPPSGHNSQWTESVLHGFAGTDGGHPYGGVIFDTHGALYGATSDGEAGGAGGLFKLTPPDTDQGEWSETTLYAFHGGTDGGGPIGAPVFDTSRGVLYGVTRQGGDTGHGAVYQVKKRSASDDFRH; from the coding sequence GTGAAAACGTTGAAAGCTTCGCTCGGCTTCTATCCGCGCTGTCTGCGGCTGACGGTCGCAACTGCGGCGCTCGCCTCGCTCTGCGTCTTTCCTGCGGGCGGTTCCCTCGCGAGCGTCAAGCCGACGGTTCAATCGGGCCCGGGCAGATTCGTCGTCGGATCGAAAACCACGGCCGCCTCGGAATTTACGATCTATAGCTTTCAGGGCGGCCTGGACGGGGGCATCCCGGAAGCCGGCCTGATCTTCGACAACAACGGCGCGGTCTATGGCGTGTCGTCCGGCGGGCAATATGGTTCGGGAATCGTCTTCATGGCGACGCCGCCCGTGGCCGGCTCCGGTCAGACGCAATGGACCAAGACGACGCTCTACGCCTTTCAGGGCGGCGCGGACGGCGCCTTTCCTCAGGCGACGCTGACCTTCGACAGCAATGGCGCGCTTTATGGCGCGACGCGCGAAGGCGGCTCGGGAAATTCCGGCACGGTTTTCAAGCTGACCCCGCCCGTCGCCGGCTCCCCGCAGACCGCCTGGATCAAGACGACGCTCTATAACTTCCAGAACGGTTCGGACGGCGCCAATCCGCTTTCCGGCGTCACGCTGGACAACGCCGGCGCGCTCTATGGCGCGACGGTTCGCGGCGGCGCGACCAACAACGGCGTCGTTTACAAGCTCACGCCGGCTCAGGGCGGGTACAGCGAAACCCTGCTCTATAGTTTCCAGGGCGATCTGGACGGCGCCAACCCCTATTCGAGCGTCACCTTCGACGCCGCCTCTGGCGGCGCGCTTTACGGCACAACCGCCTTCGGAGGGCACAGGGGCGCCGGCACGGTCTACAAGCTTTCCGCGCCCGCCAATGGGCAAGGCCCGTGGATCAAGACGCTGATTCACAGTTTCGACGGCGTCGAGGGCAATTTCCCGCGCGCGAATGTGGTTTTCGGCTCCGATCATGCGCTCTACGGCGCCACCTATGGCGGCGGAACGTACAACGCCGGCATGCTCTACAAGCTCACGCCGCCGGCCTCGCCCGTAGGACAATGGGGTGAAACCGTCCTTTATAATTTCACCGGCGGCCCCGACGGCGCCAATCCCTATTCCGCCATCGCATTCGACAGCTATGGGACGCTCTACGGAACCGCATATAACGGCGGGGCTTCGTCCGCGGGCGTGCTGTACACCCTGACGCCGCCCGGCGCCAATCAGGCGCAATGGACCGAGAACGTGCTCTACACGTTCACCGGCGGCGCCGACGGCGCCCATCCGGGCGGGCTGGCTTTCGACATGGCGGGGTCGGTCTATGGCGTCACCGCCAGCGGCGCCATAGACAACAACGGCACGATCTTCCAGGTCGTTCTTCCCGCCAGCGCCGCGAATCTGAACTCCGAAAGCAATTTGCACAGCTTCGGCTCGGCGGGCGACGGCGCCGATCCCTACGGCGCCCTGATCCTCGACAACCAGGGCGACGCCTTCGGCACGACCACTGCCGGAGGAGTCCATGGCTTCGGCGCGGTGTTCAAGATGACGCCGCCGTCGGGAAAAAACACCCAATGGACCGAAACCGTGCTCTACAGCTTCACCGGCGGGAGCGACGGCGCGGCGCCCCAATACGGCGCGCTCGACATCGACTCCAACGGCAATCTCTATGGCACGACCAAGCAGGGCGGCGATTACGGCAAAGGCGTCGTGTTCAGGCTGGCGCCGCCGAGGGGCGGACAGGGCGTCGTCTGGACCCAAAGCGTTCTCCACAGCTTCTCCGGCGGCGCCAATGACGGCGACACCCCCTATGGCGGCGTCATCGTCGACAATCAGGGCAATCTCTACGGCCAGAGTTACAAGGGCGGCGCCTATGGCGCGGGCGTGGTCTATGAACTCTCGCCGCCGGCTCAGAGCCAGACGAGCTGGTCCCATTCCATGCTCTACCACTTCACCGGCGGCGCCGATGGGAGCCACCCCGCGAGCGATCTGACGATGGACAACCATGGCGCGCTCTATGGGACGACTTATCAGGGCGGATCGAGCGGCCTCGGCGTCGCCTTCAAATTGACCCCGCCCGGCCCGTCGAGCGGCTGCGCCCCGACCCAGCCGAATTTATGGTGCCAAACCCTGCTCCACGCCTTTGCGGGCGGAAGCGACGGCGACTCGCCTTCAGCCGGCGCGCTGGTCCAGGACGTCCATGGCGCCCTCTATGGCGCGACCGTCCGCAGTGGAGCCTCGGGCAATGGCGTGATCTACAAACTGACGCCGCCGTCCGGGCATAATTCACAATGGACCGAGAGCGTGCTGCATGGCTTTGCCGGAACCGACGGCGGCCATCCCTATGGCGGCGTGATCTTCGACACCCATGGCGCGCTTTACGGAGCGACCTCCGACGGCGAAGCCGGCGGCGCCGGCGGGCTGTTCAAGCTGACGCCCCCGGACACCGATCAGGGAGAGTGGAGCGAGACCACGCTTTACGCCTTCCATGGCGGAACCGATGGCGGCGGCCCGATCGGAGCGCCGGTGTTCGACACCTCGCGCGGCGTTCTCTACGGCGTGACGCGTCAGGGCGGAGATACGGGACACGGCGCGGTCTATCAGGTGAAAAAACGCAGCGCGTCCGACGACTTCCGCCACTGA
- a CDS encoding DUF2252 domain-containing protein: MYARQSDAQAPAAGAAHHRPFEERYAAGKRLRDETPREKLANFSAPERDPVAIFDETNRTRLPELLPIRAQRMAESPFTFLRGAAALMAVDLASQPAPGIKTQACGDCHLMNFGAFISPEGNVLFDINDFDETLPGVDFTVDLKRLAASCSVAALAGGASDKIARRVAENVARAYRLRMFKLAKLSPLEAWHSRILLVREASDLFEDDLVRKLRVAADQKHADRQEDRNFPNYSLDPKTGAWRIIDRPPLIYHPSAGLSDAARVDVAKVFEGVNETLAPETFTLISRYKLADSAIKVVGVGSVGTYCAVGLFTTHDGDPLFLQVKEALPSVLERLGGGAWPKQQGARVVSGQRIMQAATDMFLGWTTDPESNRQFYVRHLKNKRLGSVADLLQAKSLPEYATLCGRTLARAHARSADAATLAGYMGKKEAFDDAIASFAMLYAAQNKIDHQRFVAGGIASPSRSAPPA, translated from the coding sequence ATGTACGCGAGGCAGTCGGACGCGCAGGCTCCCGCCGCCGGCGCGGCGCATCATCGGCCGTTCGAAGAGCGTTACGCGGCCGGCAAGCGCTTGCGCGACGAAACGCCGCGCGAGAAGCTTGCGAATTTTTCTGCGCCGGAGCGCGATCCGGTCGCGATCTTCGACGAAACCAACCGCACGCGCTTGCCCGAATTATTGCCCATCCGCGCGCAGCGCATGGCCGAGTCGCCTTTCACTTTTCTGCGCGGCGCCGCCGCCCTGATGGCCGTCGACCTCGCCTCGCAGCCCGCGCCGGGCATAAAGACCCAGGCCTGCGGCGATTGCCACCTGATGAATTTCGGCGCCTTCATCTCGCCGGAAGGCAATGTGCTGTTCGACATTAACGACTTCGACGAGACTCTGCCCGGGGTCGATTTCACCGTCGATCTGAAGCGCCTCGCGGCGAGCTGTTCGGTCGCGGCTTTGGCGGGAGGCGCTTCCGACAAGATCGCGAGACGCGTCGCGGAGAATGTCGCGAGAGCCTATCGCCTGCGCATGTTCAAGCTCGCGAAGCTGTCGCCGCTCGAAGCGTGGCACTCGCGGATATTGCTGGTGCGGGAGGCGAGCGATCTTTTCGAGGACGATCTCGTTCGCAAGCTGCGCGTCGCCGCGGATCAGAAACACGCCGATCGCCAGGAAGACCGCAACTTTCCAAATTACTCCCTCGACCCCAAGACCGGCGCCTGGCGCATCATCGATCGTCCTCCGCTGATCTATCATCCCTCCGCAGGACTGAGCGACGCCGCTCGGGTCGATGTCGCCAAAGTGTTCGAGGGCGTGAACGAAACGCTCGCCCCCGAGACCTTCACGCTGATCTCGCGCTACAAGCTGGCCGACAGCGCCATCAAGGTCGTGGGCGTCGGCAGCGTAGGCACCTATTGTGCGGTCGGCCTGTTCACGACTCACGACGGCGATCCGCTCTTCCTGCAGGTGAAGGAGGCCTTGCCCTCCGTGCTGGAGCGCCTCGGCGGCGGCGCCTGGCCCAAGCAGCAAGGCGCCCGCGTCGTTTCCGGCCAGCGCATCATGCAGGCTGCGACCGACATGTTCCTCGGCTGGACCACCGATCCGGAGTCGAACCGTCAGTTCTATGTGCGGCATCTCAAGAACAAGCGGCTCGGTTCGGTCGCCGATCTGCTGCAGGCCAAATCCCTGCCGGAATACGCCACCCTGTGCGGACGCACGCTCGCCCGCGCCCACGCCCGCTCCGCCGATGCGGCGACTCTCGCGGGCTATATGGGAAAAAAAGAGGCATTCGACGACGCCATCGCCTCTTTCGCAATGCTTTACGCCGCCCAAAACAAGATCGACCACCAGAGATTCGTGGCCGGCGGCATAGCCTCGCCGTCCCGTTCGGCGCCGCCTGCGTAA